From the Malus domestica chromosome 17, GDT2T_hap1 genome, one window contains:
- the LOC103405458 gene encoding uncharacterized protein: MMHSTKSESDITSLAASSPSRSPKAPVYYVQSPSRDSHDGDKSSSMHATPIYNNSPMESPSHPSFGRHSRNSSASKFSGIFRSSSGRKGGSKQRNDKGWPECKVIMEDGAYDEFKDNSLSRRVQVLIALLSFVLLFTVFCLIIWGASRPYKAEVVVKSLEISNFYIGEGSDFSGVPSKMVTVNGSLRLSVRNSASIFGIHVTSSPIGLLYSEIAVAIGQLKKYYQPRKSLRTTSVNLHGTKVPLYGAGSSLIYTKTGALIPIPLTLNFEIWSRAYVVGKLVKTKHRKRISCPLILDPTVTKPIKFKKSSCTYD, translated from the exons ATGATGCATTCAACAAAATCTGAGTCTGATATCACAAGCTTAGCTGCATCATCACCGTCAAGGTCCCCAAAGGCACCTGTGTACTATGTGCAGAGCCCTTCAAGGGACTCGCACGATGGGGACAAGTCCTCGTCAATGCACGCCACTCCAATCTACAACAACAGCCCCATGGAGTCACCCTCACACCCCTCCTTCGGCCGCCACTCGAGGAACTCCTCCGCGAGCAAATTCTCGGGGATTTTCAGGTCCTCTTCAGGTAGGAAAGGCGGTAGTAAGCAGAGGAATGACAAGGGGTGGCCGGAGTGCAAGGTGATTATGGAGGACGGGGCTTATGATGAGTTCAAAGATAATTCGCTTTCGCGGCGAGTGCAGGTCTTGATTGCTCTACTTAGCTTTGTGTTGTTGTTCACTGTCTTCTGCTTGATCATATGGGGCGCAAGCAGGCCTTACAAAGCAGAAGTAGTAGTTAAG AGCTTGGAAATCAGTAACTTCTACATTGGTGAGGGCTCGGACTTCAGTGGAGTTCCATCAAAGATGGTGACAGTGAATGGTTCATTAAGATTGAGTGTGCGCAACTCTGCTTCAATCTTTGGCATTCATGTTACCTCCTCACCTATCGGTCTCCTTTATTCGGAGATTGCAGTAGCAATTGGTCAG TTGAAGAAATATTATCAGCCTAGAAAGAGCCTCCGAACGACATCAGTGAACTTGCATGGTACTAAGGTTCCTCTATATGGAGCTGGATCAAGTTTGATATACACAAAAACTGGTGCATTGATTCCGATTCCATTGACCTTAAACTTTGAAATCTGGTCTCGAGCGTATGTTGTAGGGAAGCTAGTGAAAACAAAGCATCGAAAGCGAATCTCATGCCCTTTGATTTTGGATCCCACTGTCACCAAGCCCATCAAGTTCAAAAAGAGCTCATGCACTTATGACTGA